The following are from one region of the Streptomyces tuirus genome:
- a CDS encoding MFS transporter, with protein MSQQTARRGGAAWALVITSVAGFMAALDNLVVTTALPSIREDLGGGLHDLEWTVSAYTLTFAVLLMFGAALGDRFGRRRLFIAGLAVFTGASAAAAMAPGIDSLIAARAIQGVGAAVMMPLTLTLLTAAVPVAKRGMAYGIWGAVNGLAVASGPLVGGTLTEHISWQWIFWLNVPLGLALLPLARLRLAESHGTGAPLDVPGTLLASGGLFGIVYGLVRGPVDGWTGSLVLTGLFAGSALLAGFILYSTRAKNPMLPMRLFRSRAFAGINAASLLMFLGMFGSIFLLSQYMQGVLGYSPTEAGLRMLPWTGMPMLVAPIAGILADRIGGRPVVATGLFLQALGLGYMAVVATTDASYASQLPALIVSGIGMALYFAPASHLVMSSVRPSEQGIASGANNALREVGGALGIAVMASIFAAQGGYETGQTFVDGMRPALVTGSAVVALAGIAALLIPTRRRTERQEDPAEPAPVLETAAH; from the coding sequence ATGTCACAGCAGACCGCACGTCGCGGGGGAGCCGCCTGGGCCCTCGTCATCACCAGCGTCGCCGGATTCATGGCGGCCCTCGACAATCTCGTCGTCACCACCGCCCTGCCCTCCATCCGCGAAGATCTCGGCGGCGGACTGCACGACCTGGAATGGACCGTGAGCGCCTACACGCTCACCTTCGCCGTCCTGCTGATGTTCGGCGCGGCCCTCGGCGACCGCTTCGGCCGCCGCCGGCTGTTCATCGCCGGACTCGCCGTCTTCACCGGCGCCTCCGCCGCCGCGGCCATGGCGCCCGGCATCGACTCCCTCATCGCCGCCCGCGCGATCCAGGGCGTCGGCGCGGCCGTGATGATGCCGCTGACGCTCACCCTGCTGACCGCCGCCGTGCCCGTCGCCAAGCGCGGCATGGCCTACGGCATCTGGGGCGCGGTCAACGGACTCGCCGTCGCCTCCGGGCCGCTCGTCGGCGGCACCCTCACCGAGCACATCTCCTGGCAGTGGATCTTCTGGCTGAACGTCCCGCTGGGCCTGGCCCTGCTGCCGCTCGCCCGGCTGCGCCTCGCCGAGTCCCACGGCACCGGAGCCCCGCTCGACGTCCCCGGCACCCTGCTCGCCAGCGGCGGCCTCTTCGGCATCGTCTACGGCCTGGTCCGCGGGCCCGTCGACGGCTGGACCGGGTCCCTCGTGCTGACGGGCCTGTTCGCGGGCTCCGCGCTGCTCGCCGGCTTCATCCTCTACAGCACCCGCGCCAAGAACCCGATGCTTCCCATGCGGCTGTTCCGCTCCCGTGCCTTCGCCGGCATCAACGCGGCGAGCCTGCTGATGTTCCTCGGCATGTTCGGCTCGATCTTCCTGCTCAGCCAGTACATGCAGGGCGTCCTCGGCTACTCGCCCACCGAGGCGGGCCTCAGGATGCTGCCCTGGACCGGCATGCCGATGCTGGTCGCCCCCATCGCCGGCATCCTGGCCGACCGCATCGGCGGCCGCCCGGTCGTCGCCACCGGCCTCTTCCTGCAGGCCCTCGGCCTCGGCTACATGGCGGTGGTGGCCACGACCGACGCCTCCTACGCCTCGCAACTGCCCGCCCTGATCGTCAGCGGCATCGGCATGGCGCTCTACTTCGCCCCCGCTTCGCACCTGGTGATGTCCAGCGTGCGGCCGTCGGAGCAGGGCATCGCCTCCGGGGCCAACAACGCGCTGCGCGAGGTGGGCGGGGCGCTCGGCATCGCCGTCATGGCGTCGATCTTCGCCGCCCAGGGCGGCTACGAGACCGGCCAGACCTTCGTCGACGGCATGCGGCCCGCCCTGGTGACGGGCTCCGCGGTGGTCGCCCTCGCCGGCATCGCCGCCCTGCTGATACCGACCCGGCGCCGCACGGAACGGCAGGAGGACCCGGCCGAACCGGCACCGGTGCTGGAGACGGCCGCCCACTGA
- a CDS encoding GlsB/YeaQ/YmgE family stress response membrane protein has product MTIISWIVLGLLAGAIAKFLLPGRDPGGLIGTTLIGIAGAFIGGWISARWMDHPITKGFYDGATWAAAIGGSLVLLIAYRLLFGNSRD; this is encoded by the coding sequence ATGACCATCATCAGCTGGATCGTCCTGGGACTGTTGGCCGGAGCCATCGCCAAGTTCCTGCTGCCGGGGCGCGACCCGGGCGGCCTCATCGGCACAACCCTGATCGGCATCGCAGGCGCGTTCATCGGCGGCTGGATATCGGCCCGCTGGATGGACCACCCGATCACCAAGGGCTTCTACGACGGTGCGACCTGGGCAGCGGCGATCGGAGGATCGCTCGTCCTGCTGATCGCCTACCGGCTCCTGTTCGGCAACTCCCGCGACTAG
- a CDS encoding MaoC family dehydratase: MTAKISYADVEVGTELPAQTFPVTRETLVRYAGASGDFNPIHWNERFAKEVGLPDVIAHGMFTMAEAIRVVTDWTGDPGAVVEYGVRFTKPVVVPNDDQGAVIEVAGKVAAKLDDNTVRVDLTATCAGQKVLGMSRAVVRLA; this comes from the coding sequence ATGACCGCGAAGATCTCCTACGCCGACGTCGAGGTCGGCACCGAACTGCCCGCGCAGACCTTCCCCGTGACCCGCGAGACCCTCGTCCGCTACGCGGGCGCCTCCGGCGACTTCAACCCGATCCACTGGAACGAGAGGTTCGCCAAGGAGGTCGGCCTGCCCGACGTCATCGCGCACGGCATGTTCACCATGGCCGAAGCGATCCGCGTGGTCACCGACTGGACCGGCGACCCGGGCGCGGTCGTCGAGTACGGCGTCCGCTTCACCAAGCCCGTCGTCGTCCCGAACGACGACCAGGGCGCCGTGATCGAGGTGGCCGGCAAGGTCGCCGCCAAGCTCGACGACAACACCGTCCGCGTGGACCTGACGGCGACCTGCGCCGGGCAGAAGGTGCTGGGTATGTCCAGGGCGGTCGTACGACTGGCCTGA
- a CDS encoding adenosine deaminase produces MERVRDVSELPKAHLHLHFTGSMRPSTVLELADKYGVRLPDALTEALVGGEPPRLRATDERGWFRFQRLYDAARSCLREPEDIQRLVREAAEEDLRDGSGWLEIQVDPTSYAPRLGGLIPALEVILDAVETTSRETGLGMRVLVAANRMKHPLDARTLARLATRYADRGVVGFGLSNDERRGMARDFDRAFGIAREAGLLSAPHGGELAGPSSVRDCLDDLGANRVGHGVRAAEDPRLMKRLADRQVTCEVCPASNVALGVYEKPEDVPLRTLFEAGVPLALGADDPLLFGSRLAAQYEIARRHHEFTDAELAEVARQSVRGSAAPEDVKTRLLAGVDDWLAS; encoded by the coding sequence ATGGAGCGTGTACGTGATGTCTCTGAGCTGCCGAAGGCCCATCTGCATCTGCACTTCACCGGGTCGATGCGGCCCTCGACCGTGCTGGAACTGGCCGACAAGTACGGGGTGCGGTTGCCCGACGCGCTGACCGAGGCCCTGGTCGGCGGAGAGCCGCCGAGACTGCGGGCGACGGACGAGCGGGGCTGGTTCCGCTTCCAGCGGCTGTACGACGCGGCGCGCTCGTGTCTGCGGGAGCCGGAGGACATCCAGCGGCTGGTGCGGGAGGCCGCGGAGGAGGATCTGCGGGACGGGTCGGGATGGCTGGAGATCCAGGTCGACCCCACGTCGTACGCGCCGCGGCTGGGTGGGCTGATTCCGGCGCTCGAGGTCATCCTCGACGCGGTGGAGACGACGTCGCGGGAGACCGGGCTCGGGATGCGGGTGCTGGTCGCCGCGAACCGGATGAAGCATCCGCTGGACGCGCGGACGCTGGCGCGGCTGGCGACGCGGTACGCGGACCGGGGGGTCGTCGGGTTCGGGCTGTCGAACGACGAGCGTCGGGGGATGGCGCGGGACTTCGACCGGGCGTTCGGGATCGCGCGTGAGGCCGGGTTGCTGTCGGCGCCGCACGGGGGTGAGCTCGCGGGGCCGTCGTCGGTGCGGGACTGCCTGGACGACCTGGGGGCGAACCGGGTGGGGCACGGGGTGCGGGCTGCGGAGGATCCGCGGCTGATGAAGCGGCTGGCGGACCGGCAGGTGACGTGCGAGGTGTGTCCGGCGTCGAACGTGGCGCTGGGGGTGTACGAGAAGCCGGAGGATGTGCCGCTGCGGACGCTGTTCGAGGCGGGGGTGCCGTTGGCGCTGGGCGCGGACGATCCGTTGCTGTTCGGGTCGCGGCTTGCGGCGCAGTACGAGATCGCGCGGCGGCATCATGAGTTCACGGATGCGGAGCTGGCGGAGGTGGCTCGGCAGTCGGTGCGGGGGTCGGCGGCGCCGGAGGATGTGAAGACGAGGCTGCTGGCGGGGGTGGACGACTGGCTGGCGTCCTAG
- a CDS encoding amidohydrolase family protein, whose translation MPDSRPQPPPPPSSSPGPADPSSLLLCGARLTDGRTVDVRLGGGRIEAVGTAGSLGAGGTRACRARVDLGGYLLLPAPAEPHAHADTALSADAEGPVSYEPQDVQRRATEAALLQLGHGATAMRAHVRVGDVQGLGALTAVLQARRALRGLAELTTVAMPRVLTGVAGADGLAMLRDAVKMGASVVGGRPDLDPDPTGYVEAVLELASEHGCPVDLHTDAGDPARLARLAAMAGGLRPGVTLSPCGDLGRLPSEVASRTADQLAAAGVAVVCLPQGGCGGVDRRGAAPVRLLRAAGVRVAAGSGALRDVANPVGRGDPLEAAFLLASRYGLPPEEAYDAVSASAREVLGLPEVRVEAGFPAELLAVRGERLAGVLSLAYSRIVVHQGRVVARTSAVREYCSSAASAELGLPRQGRGDAQ comes from the coding sequence ATGCCCGACAGCCGGCCGCAGCCCCCACCGCCCCCGTCGTCCTCGCCCGGCCCGGCGGACCCGTCCTCGCTGCTGCTGTGCGGTGCGCGGCTCACCGACGGCCGGACCGTGGACGTACGGCTGGGCGGCGGGCGCATCGAAGCGGTCGGCACGGCCGGCAGCCTGGGAGCGGGCGGCACACGCGCGTGCCGGGCACGAGTGGACCTCGGCGGCTATCTGCTGCTGCCGGCCCCGGCCGAGCCGCACGCCCACGCCGACACGGCCCTGTCGGCCGACGCCGAAGGTCCCGTCTCCTACGAACCGCAGGACGTGCAGCGCCGGGCGACGGAGGCCGCGCTGCTCCAGCTCGGGCACGGCGCGACCGCGATGCGGGCGCACGTGCGCGTGGGCGACGTCCAGGGGCTGGGCGCGCTGACGGCCGTGCTGCAGGCGCGGCGCGCGCTGCGCGGGCTGGCGGAGCTGACGACGGTGGCGATGCCCCGGGTGCTGACCGGGGTCGCCGGCGCCGACGGCCTGGCGATGCTGCGGGACGCCGTGAAGATGGGCGCCTCGGTGGTGGGCGGGCGGCCGGACCTCGACCCGGATCCGACGGGGTACGTGGAGGCGGTCCTGGAGCTGGCCTCCGAGCACGGCTGCCCGGTCGACCTGCACACGGACGCCGGTGACCCGGCCCGGCTGGCCCGGCTCGCGGCGATGGCGGGCGGCCTGCGCCCCGGCGTGACCCTCAGCCCGTGCGGCGACCTCGGCCGGCTGCCCTCCGAGGTGGCCTCCCGGACGGCGGACCAACTCGCGGCAGCGGGAGTGGCGGTGGTGTGCCTGCCGCAGGGCGGCTGCGGCGGCGTCGACCGTCGGGGTGCGGCTCCGGTACGGCTGCTGCGGGCGGCCGGGGTGCGGGTGGCCGCCGGGAGCGGTGCACTGCGGGACGTGGCGAACCCGGTGGGGCGTGGCGACCCGCTGGAGGCGGCCTTCCTGCTGGCCTCGCGCTACGGCTTGCCGCCCGAGGAGGCGTACGACGCGGTGAGCGCGTCGGCGCGGGAGGTGCTGGGGCTGCCCGAGGTGCGGGTGGAGGCGGGCTTCCCGGCCGAGTTGCTCGCGGTGCGCGGGGAGCGGCTCGCGGGGGTGCTGTCGCTGGCGTACAGCCGGATCGTCGTGCACCAGGGGCGCGTGGTGGCGCGGACCAGCGCGGTGCGGGAGTACTGCAGTTCGGCGGCTTCGGCGGAACTGGGGCTGCCGCGGCAGGGGCGGGGTGACGCGCAGTAG
- a CDS encoding NAD(P)H-binding protein, which translates to MRIVIAGGHGQIALRLERLLAARGDEVAGIIRKAEQADDLREAGAEAVVLDLESASVDEVAERLRGADAAVFAAGAGPGSGVDRKNTVDKAAAILFADAAVKAGVRRFVIVSSMGADPHHQGDEIFDVYLRAKGEADAYVRGLNALDWTVLRPGQLTDDAGTGLVRLEARTGRGPIPRDDVAAVLAELVDTPATAGLTLELISGSTPVSVAVKSVAGN; encoded by the coding sequence ATGCGCATTGTCATCGCTGGTGGTCATGGTCAGATCGCGTTGCGGCTGGAGCGGCTGCTCGCCGCGCGCGGGGACGAGGTCGCGGGGATCATCCGCAAGGCCGAACAGGCCGACGATCTGCGGGAGGCCGGTGCCGAAGCGGTCGTGCTCGACCTGGAGTCGGCGTCCGTGGACGAGGTCGCGGAGCGGCTGCGGGGCGCCGACGCGGCGGTCTTCGCGGCGGGCGCGGGCCCGGGCAGCGGGGTGGACCGCAAGAACACGGTGGACAAGGCTGCGGCGATCCTCTTCGCGGACGCGGCGGTGAAGGCGGGCGTACGGCGCTTCGTGATCGTGTCGTCCATGGGCGCCGACCCGCACCACCAGGGGGACGAGATCTTCGACGTGTATCTGCGCGCCAAGGGCGAGGCGGACGCGTATGTGCGCGGTCTGAACGCCCTGGACTGGACGGTCCTGCGCCCCGGCCAGCTCACCGACGACGCCGGCACCGGTCTCGTCCGCCTGGAGGCGCGCACCGGCCGCGGCCCGATCCCGCGCGACGACGTGGCCGCCGTACTGGCGGAGCTGGTGGACACCCCCGCGACGGCCGGGCTCACTCTGGAGCTGATCAGCGGCTCGACGCCGGTGTCGGTGGCGGTGAAGTCGGTGGCTGGGAACTGA
- a CDS encoding MaoC family dehydratase N-terminal domain-containing protein: MALDQSFVGRTYPPTAPYEVGREKIREFAEAVGDANPAYTDAEAAKALGHPDVIAPPTFVFAITFKAAGEVVQDPQLGLDYSRVVHGDQKFAYRRPVRAGDRLTVTSTIEAIKSLAGNDIVDIRGEVHDEAGEHVVTAWTKLVARAAEEA, from the coding sequence ATGGCGCTCGACCAGTCCTTCGTGGGGCGGACGTACCCGCCCACCGCGCCCTACGAGGTGGGCCGGGAGAAGATCCGTGAGTTCGCCGAGGCGGTCGGGGACGCCAACCCGGCGTACACGGACGCGGAGGCCGCCAAGGCACTCGGTCACCCCGATGTGATCGCCCCGCCGACCTTCGTCTTCGCGATCACCTTCAAGGCCGCCGGCGAGGTCGTCCAGGACCCGCAGCTCGGCCTGGACTACAGCCGCGTGGTGCACGGCGACCAGAAGTTCGCCTACCGCCGCCCGGTCCGCGCCGGCGACCGGCTCACGGTCACCTCGACCATCGAGGCGATCAAGTCCCTCGCGGGCAACGACATCGTCGACATCCGTGGCGAGGTCCACGACGAGGCAGGCGAGCACGTCGTGACCGCCTGGACCAAGCTGGTGGCCCGCGCGGCCGAGGAGGCGTGA
- a CDS encoding MSCRAMM family protein yields the protein MAEPAAVVAVSAAVVAEVAAVVAEVAEGGGAEVGVAEAAAVVAVPAAVVGVPVAADQGGIPVRGRVLGADRAAVGGATVTLISLGGKQLGRSVARGDGTYGVDAPGTGTYVLIASSEGYQPQASTIVVAGEQVAYDVLLSGTSGLAGVVRSPDGGTPVAEAVVIVTDVRGEVLATGLTDVLGEFTVTDLVPGPVTLAVNSPMHRPLAHVVEIGAAGITRVELELRPGAQVRGTVRGGGAPLSDARVTLVDAAGNVVATTETGPDGAYALSDLDTGAYTVIATGYPPRAASLRVPGAGVGDHDIELAHAGE from the coding sequence GTGGCTGAACCGGCCGCTGTGGTGGCCGTGTCGGCCGCTGTGGTGGCCGAGGTGGCCGCTGTGGTTGCCGAGGTGGCGGAGGGCGGGGGTGCGGAAGTCGGGGTGGCCGAGGCGGCCGCTGTGGTTGCCGTGCCGGCCGCTGTGGTTGGCGTGCCCGTGGCAGCCGATCAGGGCGGAATTCCCGTGCGGGGCCGTGTGCTGGGGGCCGACCGGGCCGCCGTCGGCGGGGCCACGGTGACGTTGATCTCGCTCGGTGGGAAGCAGCTCGGGCGGTCGGTCGCGCGGGGTGACGGGACGTACGGCGTGGACGCTCCGGGCACCGGAACGTACGTGTTGATCGCCTCGTCGGAGGGCTACCAGCCGCAGGCCTCCACGATCGTCGTGGCCGGCGAGCAGGTGGCGTACGACGTCCTGCTGAGCGGCACCAGCGGCCTCGCCGGTGTGGTGCGGTCCCCGGACGGCGGGACACCGGTCGCCGAAGCCGTGGTCATCGTGACGGACGTGCGCGGGGAGGTGCTGGCCACCGGACTGACGGACGTCCTGGGCGAGTTCACGGTCACCGACCTCGTGCCGGGCCCGGTGACCCTCGCGGTCAACTCCCCCATGCACCGGCCACTGGCCCACGTCGTCGAGATCGGCGCGGCCGGGATCACCCGGGTCGAGCTCGAACTGCGGCCCGGCGCACAGGTGCGGGGCACGGTGCGCGGAGGGGGCGCGCCGCTGAGCGACGCGCGGGTGACCCTGGTGGACGCGGCGGGCAACGTGGTCGCCACGACGGAGACCGGTCCCGACGGGGCGTACGCCTTGTCCGACCTGGACACCGGCGCGTACACGGTCATCGCGACCGGCTACCCGCCCCGGGCGGCGTCGCTGAGGGTCCCGGGCGCGGGCGTGGGCGACCACGACATCGAACTCGCCCACGCCGGGGAGTAG
- a CDS encoding DUF3291 domain-containing protein, with the protein MPTLPWTVPTTPPRDTEVHVFASRFETRTLWGALKFLAGTPAVWRQVRRSPGAYGATLKAKPLQRTFWTLSAWESKDALHAFVRAGAHGPSSRGLAPQMRDSAFTTWQASSEDLPISWDEALRRLP; encoded by the coding sequence ATGCCCACTCTTCCCTGGACCGTCCCGACCACGCCGCCCCGCGACACCGAGGTGCACGTCTTCGCCTCCCGCTTCGAGACCCGCACCCTGTGGGGAGCCCTGAAGTTCCTCGCGGGGACGCCCGCCGTCTGGCGGCAGGTCCGCCGCAGCCCCGGCGCCTACGGAGCGACCCTGAAGGCGAAGCCCCTGCAACGGACCTTCTGGACCCTGTCGGCCTGGGAGTCCAAGGACGCCCTCCACGCCTTCGTCCGCGCGGGTGCCCACGGCCCCTCCTCCCGTGGCCTCGCCCCGCAGATGAGGGACTCCGCCTTCACCACCTGGCAGGCGAGCAGCGAGGACCTCCCGATCTCCTGGGACGAGGCACTCCGTCGCCTCCCCTGA
- a CDS encoding TetR/AcrR family transcriptional regulator has translation MARMSAEERRESVIRAATTEFARGGYHGTSTEAIARRVGVSQPYLFRLFPGKKAIFLAAAQRCVEETIRTFADASEGLEGEEALHAMGEAYTKVIEERPERLMMQMQMYVAVRAAEEEGDHEFGESVRAGWMRLWDTVHIPLGADAGETTTFMAYGMLINCLTAMGFPPEHRVWEGMYPSARRKARPED, from the coding sequence ATGGCCAGGATGAGTGCGGAAGAGCGGCGCGAGAGCGTCATCCGGGCGGCGACGACCGAGTTCGCCCGTGGTGGCTACCACGGCACCTCGACCGAGGCGATCGCCCGTCGGGTCGGCGTGTCGCAGCCGTACCTCTTCCGGCTCTTCCCCGGCAAGAAGGCGATCTTCCTGGCGGCGGCTCAGCGCTGTGTGGAGGAAACCATCCGCACGTTCGCGGATGCCTCCGAGGGGCTTGAGGGCGAAGAGGCGCTGCACGCGATGGGGGAGGCGTACACCAAGGTCATCGAGGAGCGCCCCGAGCGGCTCATGATGCAGATGCAGATGTACGTCGCCGTGCGGGCCGCCGAGGAGGAGGGGGACCACGAGTTCGGCGAGTCGGTGCGGGCCGGCTGGATGCGCCTGTGGGACACCGTCCACATCCCGCTGGGGGCGGACGCGGGTGAGACCACGACGTTCATGGCGTACGGGATGCTCATCAACTGCCTGACGGCCATGGGATTCCCGCCCGAGCACCGCGTCTGGGAGGGCATGTACCCGTCGGCGCGCCGCAAGGCCCGGCCGGAGGACTGA
- a CDS encoding UDP-N-acetylmuramate dehydrogenase, translating to MQELHDAPLAPLTTFRLGGPATRLVTATTDDEVIAAVREADEAGTPLLLIGGGSNLVIGDKGFEGTALVLATKGYSLDGTHLELAAGETWTDAVARTVEAGLAGIECLAGIPGSAGATPIQNVGAYGQEVSSTITEVVAYDRRTGETVTLANEDCAFSYRHSRFKSDPERYVVLRVRFSLEDAEGLSAPLRYAETARALGVEPGDRVPLASARETVLKLRAGKGMVLDPEDHDTWSAGSFFTNPILTDTDFETFRARVRDRLGDGVEPPAYPAGEGRTKTSAAWLIDKSGFTKGYGDGPARISTKHTLALTNRGSATTEDLLALAREVVAGVHETFGITLVNEPVTVGVSL from the coding sequence GTGCAGGAACTCCACGACGCCCCCCTCGCCCCGCTGACGACCTTCCGGCTGGGCGGCCCCGCGACCCGGCTGGTCACCGCGACGACGGACGACGAGGTGATCGCCGCCGTCCGCGAAGCCGACGAGGCGGGCACCCCGCTGCTGCTCATCGGCGGCGGCTCGAACCTGGTCATCGGCGACAAGGGCTTCGAGGGCACCGCCCTCGTCCTCGCCACCAAGGGCTACTCCCTCGACGGCACGCACCTGGAGCTCGCGGCCGGCGAGACCTGGACCGACGCCGTCGCCCGCACGGTCGAGGCGGGCCTGGCCGGCATCGAGTGCCTGGCCGGCATCCCCGGCTCGGCGGGCGCGACCCCCATCCAGAACGTCGGGGCGTACGGCCAGGAGGTCTCCTCGACGATCACCGAGGTCGTCGCCTACGACCGCCGCACCGGCGAGACGGTCACCCTGGCCAACGAGGACTGCGCCTTCTCCTACCGCCACAGCCGCTTCAAGTCCGACCCCGAGCGCTACGTGGTCCTGCGCGTGCGCTTCTCCCTGGAGGACGCCGAGGGCCTCTCCGCGCCCCTCCGCTACGCCGAGACGGCCCGAGCCCTCGGCGTGGAACCGGGCGACCGCGTCCCCCTCGCCTCGGCCCGCGAGACGGTGCTCAAGCTGCGGGCCGGCAAGGGCATGGTCCTCGACCCCGAGGACCACGACACCTGGTCGGCCGGCTCCTTCTTCACCAACCCGATCCTCACAGACACGGACTTCGAGACGTTCCGCGCCCGTGTCCGCGACCGGCTGGGCGACGGTGTGGAACCCCCGGCATACCCGGCCGGCGAAGGCCGTACCAAGACCTCCGCGGCCTGGCTGATCGACAAGTCCGGCTTCACCAAGGGCTACGGCGACGGACCGGCCCGCATCTCCACGAAGCACACGCTGGCGCTCACGAACCGGGGGAGTGCGACCACCGAGGATCTCCTCGCCCTGGCCCGCGAGGTCGTGGCCGGAGTCCACGAGACGTTCGGAATCACCCTGGTCAACGAGCCGGTGACGGTAGGAGTCAGCCTGTAG
- a CDS encoding YajQ family cyclic di-GMP-binding protein codes for MADSSFDIVSKVERQEVDNALNQAAKEISQRYDFKGVGASISWSGEQILMEANSEDRVKAILDVFQSKLIKRGISLKALEAGEPQLSGKEYKIFSSIKEGISQENAKKVAKIIRDEGPKGVKAQVQGEELRVSSKNRDDLQAVIALLKGKDFDFALQFVNYR; via the coding sequence ATGGCCGACTCCAGTTTCGACATCGTCTCGAAGGTCGAGCGGCAGGAGGTCGACAACGCACTCAACCAGGCCGCCAAGGAGATCTCGCAGCGCTACGACTTCAAGGGCGTGGGTGCCTCGATCTCGTGGTCCGGTGAGCAGATCCTCATGGAGGCGAACTCCGAGGACCGGGTGAAGGCCATCCTCGACGTCTTCCAGTCCAAGCTGATCAAGCGGGGCATCTCGCTGAAGGCTCTGGAGGCGGGCGAGCCCCAGCTCTCCGGCAAGGAGTACAAGATCTTCTCGTCGATCAAGGAAGGCATCTCCCAGGAGAATGCCAAGAAGGTCGCGAAGATCATCCGCGACGAGGGCCCCAAGGGCGTGAAGGCGCAGGTGCAGGGCGAGGAGCTGCGGGTCAGCTCCAAGAACCGTGACGATCTGCAGGCCGTCATCGCCCTGCTCAAGGGCAAGGACTTCGACTTCGCCCTTCAGTTTGTGAACTACCGGTAG
- the rpmG gene encoding 50S ribosomal protein L33, with translation MAATDVRPKITLACVECKERNYITKKNRRNNPDRLEMKKHCPRCNAHTAHRETR, from the coding sequence GTGGCTGCCACCGACGTCCGCCCGAAGATCACGCTGGCCTGCGTGGAGTGCAAGGAGCGGAACTACATCACCAAGAAGAACCGGCGTAACAACCCGGATCGCCTTGAGATGAAGAAGCACTGCCCGCGTTGCAACGCGCACACCGCGCACCGCGAAACGCGATAA
- a CDS encoding CAP domain-containing protein, with translation MTGMRRAALALGATLFAWAGPPLPMPPPYRESPSWPLPAPGPVHPRDSSPHTRPDQVRDDTAAEVVDAVNRQRAHADCRPLRLRTALNRAAQRHSADMAREQRLTHNGSDGSSPAARMRDAGYHPGYIAENIAAGPGTPESAVRTWIDSPEHRDIMLTCRYIHAGVGVAHGRGGPWWTLDLATGY, from the coding sequence ATGACCGGGATGCGCAGGGCCGCGCTCGCTCTGGGAGCCACCCTTTTCGCGTGGGCCGGGCCGCCTCTGCCGATGCCGCCGCCCTACCGGGAGTCGCCCTCGTGGCCCCTGCCGGCGCCCGGGCCGGTCCACCCGCGGGACAGCTCCCCGCACACCCGCCCGGACCAGGTCCGTGACGATACGGCGGCCGAGGTCGTCGACGCCGTCAACCGGCAGCGCGCCCACGCCGATTGCAGGCCCCTGCGGCTCCGCACCGCCCTCAACCGCGCCGCCCAAAGGCACAGCGCCGACATGGCCCGTGAGCAGCGCCTCACCCACAACGGAAGCGACGGCAGCAGCCCGGCCGCCCGGATGCGGGACGCCGGCTACCACCCCGGCTACATCGCCGAGAACATCGCCGCCGGTCCCGGCACCCCGGAGTCCGCAGTCCGCACCTGGATCGACAGCCCCGAGCACCGGGACATCATGCTGACCTGCCGTTACATCCACGCGGGCGTCGGTGTCGCGCACGGCCGCGGGGGACCCTGGTGGACGCTGGACCTGGCCACCGGTTACTGA